A window from Malania oleifera isolate guangnan ecotype guangnan chromosome 7, ASM2987363v1, whole genome shotgun sequence encodes these proteins:
- the LOC131160915 gene encoding germin-like protein 9-3 gives MAKSLNLSAAFALLFLAATVRAGDPELISDFAVPEGVDGSKLDGVFFTYTGLRGRAPSSSVGLGRKSVSVKEFPALGGMGLSMELLEFAPGAVNVPHVHPRGGEILFVLDGALTVGTVDTTGKLYKNDLQKGDVFVFPKGLAHYQANFDKSNKALVISAFGSSNAGELSLPKSLFGSSVPDEVLTKAFKVSADTVQQLKSGQN, from the coding sequence ATGGCCAAGTCACTGAATCTTTCCGCTGCCTTTGCCTTACTCTTCCTAGCGGCCACGGTCCGAGCCGGTGACCCTGAACTTATCTCTGACTTTGCCGTCCCCGAAGGGGTGGACGGAAGCAAGCTCGACGGGGTGTTCTTCACCTACACCGGCCTCCGGGGCCGGGCTCCATCCTCTAGCGTTGGCCTCGGCCGCAAGTCGGTGTCGGTTAAGGAGTTCCCCGCCCTCGGTGGCATGGGGCTCTCCATGGAACTCCTCGAGTTTGCGCCCGGGGCAGTCAACGTGCCGCATGTGCACCCTCGTGGGGGGGAGATCCTCTTCGTGCTGGACGGCGCGTTGACGGTGGGAACCGTGGACACCACCGGGAAGCTGTACAAGAATGACTTGCAGAAGGGAGATGTTTTTGTTTTCCCAAAGGGGTTGGCTCACTACCAAGCTAACTTCGACAAGAGCAACAAGGCCCTGGTGATATCGGCATTCGGGAGCTCGAACGCCGGCGAGCTGTCGCTACCAAAGAGCCTGTTCGGGTCAAGCGTGCCGGACGAGGTGCTCACGAAGGCATTCAAGGTGTCTGCGGACACCGTGCAGCAGCTCAAGAGTGGGCAGAACTGA